The proteins below come from a single Desulfitobacterium metallireducens DSM 15288 genomic window:
- a CDS encoding DUF350 domain-containing protein — protein sequence MLLVNFLKYLGVTLPLMAFAIFLFTLTTPYQEFKIMFDGDVLEDPLKVASAKAVSLDLGGKILGIAFLMASAIYHAVSFWDLVVWALTGTIFLIAVYYLFELLTPGISIRKEIPQGNVGVAIFSFCLSLTSGILMAALISY from the coding sequence ATGCTTTTAGTTAATTTTTTAAAATATTTAGGGGTGACTCTACCTCTTATGGCTTTTGCTATCTTCCTTTTCACCTTAACCACACCCTACCAGGAATTTAAAATTATGTTTGATGGGGATGTTTTGGAAGATCCGCTAAAGGTGGCTTCAGCTAAAGCAGTATCGTTGGATTTGGGCGGAAAAATCCTTGGAATTGCCTTCTTGATGGCATCAGCGATCTACCATGCTGTGAGCTTCTGGGATCTTGTCGTATGGGCTCTAACAGGTACAATCTTTTTAATCGCGGTATATTATCTCTTTGAACTTTTGACTCCAGGAATATCGATTCGTAAAGAGATTCCTCAGGGTAATGTCGGTGTTGCGATTTTTTCCTTTTGCTTAAGTTTAACCTCAGGAATTTTAATGGCAGCGCTGATTAGTTATTAG
- the putP gene encoding sodium/proline symporter PutP codes for MIAFSIILYMIGMLLIGYYSYKKTTDLSGYMIGGRSLGPAVTALSAGASDMSGWLMMGLPGAMFIQGLSSGWIVLGLTLGAYANWLYVAPRLRAYTEIASNSITVPEYLGNRFHDQSHILRLVSALVIIIFFTFYVSSGIVSGGILFQTTFGISYHTGLFLITAVVVTYTLFGGFLAVSLTDFVQGLIMVLALILVPTIAIINSGGLFASFNTIQSINPALLNIFTGTSVAGIISLFAWGLGYFGQPHIIIRFMAISSVQETKKARKIGMTWMVFSVVGAMFTGLIGIAYFAQHGMTLANPETVFIELGKLLFHPIITGFLLAAILAAIMSTISSQLLVTSSSLTQDLYKILLHRSASDKELLVVSRLSVLLVSLIAAALAWTQNDTILNLVGYAWAGFGASFGPAIFLSLYWKRMTKSGALAGMIVGATTVIAWTQIPNLKASFYSLYEIIPGFILSLITIVVVSLLTAKPSPEIETEFDQVVKIS; via the coding sequence GTGATTGCTTTTTCAATTATCCTTTATATGATTGGCATGTTACTCATCGGGTATTATTCCTATAAGAAAACCACCGACCTCTCCGGTTACATGATTGGCGGACGAAGCTTAGGTCCAGCAGTCACCGCCTTAAGTGCAGGTGCTTCCGATATGAGCGGCTGGCTGATGATGGGCTTACCAGGAGCTATGTTTATTCAAGGGTTAAGTTCAGGCTGGATTGTCCTGGGTCTGACACTAGGAGCTTACGCCAACTGGCTTTATGTCGCCCCGCGTTTACGTGCTTATACAGAAATTGCTAGTAACTCGATTACTGTCCCTGAGTATCTTGGCAATCGTTTTCATGATCAATCTCACATTCTCCGCTTGGTTTCCGCACTTGTTATTATTATTTTCTTTACATTTTACGTTTCTTCAGGAATAGTCTCAGGAGGTATCCTCTTTCAAACAACCTTTGGGATAAGCTACCATACGGGTTTATTCCTAATCACCGCTGTAGTCGTTACCTACACCCTTTTCGGAGGCTTTCTGGCAGTTAGCCTCACTGACTTTGTTCAGGGTTTGATCATGGTCTTAGCTCTCATTTTGGTTCCTACCATAGCCATTATAAACAGTGGCGGACTTTTTGCCTCCTTTAATACAATTCAATCCATTAACCCCGCACTCCTTAATATTTTCACCGGGACAAGTGTTGCTGGAATTATCTCTCTTTTCGCTTGGGGATTGGGTTACTTTGGTCAGCCTCATATTATTATTCGTTTTATGGCTATTTCCTCGGTTCAAGAAACAAAGAAAGCACGTAAAATTGGCATGACTTGGATGGTCTTCTCGGTCGTCGGTGCGATGTTTACGGGGTTGATTGGAATCGCCTATTTCGCTCAGCACGGGATGACCTTAGCTAATCCAGAAACCGTTTTTATCGAACTTGGAAAGCTTCTTTTTCACCCCATCATCACTGGATTCTTGCTTGCCGCTATTTTAGCCGCGATTATGAGCACTATTTCTTCTCAGCTCCTCGTAACCTCTAGTTCCCTAACTCAAGACTTATATAAAATTCTCCTTCACCGCTCCGCTAGTGACAAAGAACTGCTTGTGGTCAGTCGCTTATCTGTCCTGCTCGTTTCCTTAATTGCGGCAGCTCTCGCCTGGACTCAAAATGATACAATTCTTAACCTTGTCGGTTATGCTTGGGCTGGGTTTGGTGCCTCCTTTGGGCCCGCGATTTTCTTGAGCCTCTACTGGAAGCGCATGACTAAATCAGGGGCATTAGCAGGAATGATCGTCGGAGCAACTACAGTTATTGCTTGGACCCAAATTCCTAATCTTAAAGCCTCCTTTTACTCTCTCTACGAAATCATCCCCGGATTTATTCTCAGTTTAATCACCATCGTTGTTGTCAGTCTTTTAACAGCTAAACCCTCTCCAGAAATTGAAACTGAATTTGATCAAGTTGTGAAAATCTCCTAA
- a CDS encoding polysaccharide deacetylase family protein, with protein MVRILLINRRRATRILLLCAFIVLGISLASRNIPVPSLVRTPGTYYMVNTQEKVVALTFDDGPDPNYTGLVLDVLQEENVKATFFVLGENAKQNPELLLQINKAGHEIGNHGYTHSYNSNQFVRELVKTDQVIFDLLQQHTYFYRPPGGFVSKDVVQGVKAKGHLLTLWSIDSKDWRNPGPNRIVQNVLESRLPGAIILLHDGGEKREQTAEALKVIIDRLRKDGYRFVTLSELKRFEEENSQIPTSAR; from the coding sequence ATGGTGAGAATTTTATTGATTAACAGAAGAAGGGCGACAAGGATTCTTCTTCTGTGCGCTTTTATTGTATTAGGAATAAGTTTGGCCAGTCGCAATATACCCGTTCCTTCGCTTGTACGTACACCAGGTACCTATTATATGGTGAATACTCAAGAAAAGGTAGTTGCGTTGACATTCGATGATGGGCCTGATCCAAATTATACAGGACTCGTTCTTGACGTTCTGCAAGAAGAAAACGTCAAGGCAACCTTTTTTGTACTTGGAGAAAATGCTAAACAGAATCCAGAGTTACTCCTTCAAATCAATAAAGCAGGACATGAGATAGGGAATCATGGTTATACCCATAGCTATAATTCAAATCAGTTTGTTCGAGAATTAGTAAAGACGGATCAAGTCATTTTTGACTTGCTTCAGCAACATACGTATTTTTATAGACCTCCTGGAGGATTTGTATCCAAAGATGTTGTTCAGGGAGTAAAGGCAAAGGGGCATCTTCTTACTTTGTGGAGTATTGATAGTAAGGATTGGCGAAATCCTGGGCCAAATCGGATTGTGCAAAATGTATTGGAGAGCCGTTTACCAGGAGCTATTATTTTGCTTCATGATGGAGGAGAAAAACGGGAGCAGACGGCGGAAGCCCTGAAAGTCATTATTGATCGTTTAAGAAAAGACGGTTATCGCTTTGTGACCTTGTCGGAGCTAAAACGTTTCGAAGAAGAAAACAGCCAAATTCCTACCTCTGCAAGATAG
- a CDS encoding TVP38/TMEM64 family protein yields MESHKIEDKNYGWLTLILVISVLLIVLFFYLDRQNNISYFIQTWGIGGIFLGILLMAALCMTPIPSEGLVILLLKIYGVYGGILYSWLGSILSSIAIFYITRYLGKSFFQKLLTPQRFETVDHWIQKKGSSGLLIARLLPIPAFAVNYIAGAIPSVKLWPYTWTAALSIIPYYIGTALVYIGVAQSTWIWLAVGGVAILTVWGISYFLSKTSKNQIS; encoded by the coding sequence TTGGAAAGTCATAAAATTGAAGACAAGAATTATGGCTGGCTCACCTTAATTCTCGTCATTTCCGTTCTGTTGATTGTCCTCTTTTTTTATTTAGATCGTCAAAATAATATCTCCTACTTCATTCAAACCTGGGGAATAGGGGGTATTTTTCTCGGCATCTTACTCATGGCAGCACTTTGTATGACGCCCATACCTTCTGAAGGTCTTGTTATCCTTTTACTAAAAATATACGGGGTCTATGGGGGGATACTATACTCCTGGCTAGGTTCAATCTTAAGCTCAATAGCAATTTTCTATATTACTCGCTATCTTGGAAAGAGTTTCTTTCAAAAATTGCTTACTCCCCAACGTTTTGAAACGGTGGATCATTGGATTCAGAAGAAAGGTTCTTCAGGTTTGCTTATCGCGCGCCTTCTCCCGATTCCCGCCTTTGCCGTCAACTATATCGCTGGGGCGATACCCTCAGTTAAACTTTGGCCTTATACATGGACTGCCGCTTTATCGATCATTCCCTACTACATAGGAACCGCTCTCGTATACATCGGAGTAGCCCAATCGACCTGGATCTGGTTAGCTGTCGGTGGTGTTGCTATTCTCACCGTTTGGGGAATTAGCTATTTCTTAAGCAAGACAAGCAAAAATCAGATTTCCTAA
- the crcB gene encoding fluoride efflux transporter CrcB, translating to MIKIRELWVIALGGALGALTRYELGLWISNKWNQGFPLHTFLINITGAFLLGFLNILFLERMTISPLWRLGIGVGFLGAYTTFSTFGFEVITLLEGGSYITAATYTLLSILIGFAGVALGIGLARII from the coding sequence GTGATTAAAATTCGTGAACTTTGGGTCATAGCACTAGGGGGTGCCTTAGGAGCTTTAACTCGATATGAGTTAGGTCTATGGATATCCAATAAATGGAATCAAGGTTTTCCTCTCCATACTTTTCTAATCAACATTACTGGGGCCTTTTTATTAGGCTTCCTGAATATACTTTTCCTAGAGCGAATGACCATTAGCCCACTCTGGCGTCTAGGAATCGGCGTTGGTTTTCTCGGGGCCTATACGACTTTTTCCACCTTCGGTTTTGAAGTGATTACCCTACTTGAAGGGGGAAGCTATATTACCGCTGCTACATACACTTTGTTAAGTATTCTTATAGGATTTGCGGGCGTCGCGTTGGGTATTGGTTTAGCTCGTATTATCTAA
- a CDS encoding carboxymuconolactone decarboxylase family protein, translating to MAIVKSISEQEAEGEVKAVYEQVKPMSGGVVPPTFQAMANHPEYMKLVLQKMQTVMGSPELDKKTKLAIAFAISILNNCEMCITMYSKQLTDAGFTDKQKVEILSVIDLVGSMNHFNNGMLIKPGK from the coding sequence ATGGCTATTGTAAAATCAATCTCAGAACAAGAGGCTGAAGGCGAAGTTAAAGCAGTATACGAACAAGTAAAGCCAATGTCGGGAGGAGTTGTGCCCCCTACTTTTCAGGCTATGGCAAATCATCCAGAGTATATGAAACTCGTTTTGCAGAAAATGCAAACAGTCATGGGTTCACCTGAATTAGATAAGAAAACAAAACTTGCGATTGCTTTTGCTATCTCAATCTTGAATAATTGCGAAATGTGCATTACGATGTATTCAAAACAGCTAACGGATGCTGGTTTTACGGACAAACAAAAGGTCGAGATCCTCTCCGTTATTGATTTGGTTGGATCCATGAACCACTTTAATAATGGGATGCTGATTAAACCTGGGAAATAA
- a CDS encoding DUF190 domain-containing protein, with amino-acid sequence MQGKGKLLKVYVGESERYRNKPLYQYLIKWLREKGIAGVTINRGIEGYGQDKVVHTTRLLELSADLPIVLEVVDSAEKIEEILPELCQMVPKGLVFSTDIFIHKYGK; translated from the coding sequence ATGCAAGGCAAAGGGAAACTTCTTAAAGTCTATGTTGGCGAAAGTGAGCGCTACAGAAACAAACCTCTCTACCAATACTTAATAAAATGGCTTCGTGAAAAAGGAATCGCCGGGGTCACAATTAACCGTGGAATTGAAGGCTATGGTCAGGATAAAGTGGTTCATACCACTCGGCTTTTGGAACTGTCCGCTGATCTACCGATTGTTCTAGAGGTTGTGGATTCAGCGGAAAAGATCGAAGAAATCCTTCCTGAACTTTGTCAAATGGTTCCTAAAGGTCTAGTATTTAGTACCGACATTTTTATTCATAAATACGGAAAATAG
- the cooS gene encoding anaerobic carbon-monoxide dehydrogenase catalytic subunit encodes MSETILEKTEGRVSYHDSVEEMLVRIREDGMSNVFDRYAAQEKIRCKFCLQGLSCQQCSQGPCRINEKGEQDKGVCGIGPDAMAMRKLLLQNIMGAGTYSHHAYEAYRTLKATGEGKTPFKIKDVAKLKWMCEKLGIDANQEVNQMAIQLADLLENQQRVGVEEPNLMVEAFAPKKRKEVWRNTNLYPAGTMHEEQNCVASCLTNVDGNYASLAIKALRLGLATIYNSQIGLEMVQDILFGTPQPHEVDVDLGIMDPDYVNIVFNGHQPWAGAALIEKAQASEVQQQAKAAGAKGLRVVGSIETGQELLQRFKMDGVFVGLMGNWLAIEPLLATGTVDVIAMEENCSPPAIDMYAEKYQATLVAISTIIDIPGLQHKIPYDPSEVDKMVDTLIELGIENFKKRHGKIKPMVPQKTTKAIAGFSTEAVLGALGNKLDPLVEVIVAGKIKGVVALANCSTLRNGPHDWNTVNLTKELIKKDILVVAGGCGNHGLEVAGLCNLDAINIAGPGLKEVCGALKIPPVLSFGTCTDTGRISMLVSALADHLDVDVPQLPIAVTAPEWMEQKATIDGVFAVAYGAYTHLSPTPFVTGGLQLVKLLTEDVEGITGGKIALGDDPVEVANNIEAHINLKRKGLGLN; translated from the coding sequence ATGTCCGAAACCATCTTAGAAAAAACTGAAGGCCGAGTGAGTTATCATGATTCCGTCGAGGAGATGTTGGTTCGAATCCGCGAGGATGGGATGTCAAATGTCTTTGATCGCTATGCAGCTCAAGAGAAAATACGCTGCAAATTCTGTCTGCAAGGGTTAAGCTGTCAACAATGTTCCCAAGGGCCTTGTCGCATTAATGAAAAAGGGGAACAAGATAAGGGCGTTTGCGGGATTGGGCCTGATGCTATGGCGATGCGCAAACTCTTGCTTCAAAATATTATGGGAGCAGGCACCTATAGCCATCATGCCTATGAAGCCTACCGAACGTTGAAAGCAACGGGTGAAGGAAAAACCCCGTTTAAGATTAAGGATGTCGCTAAGCTCAAATGGATGTGCGAAAAGTTGGGTATCGACGCCAATCAAGAGGTTAATCAGATGGCGATCCAATTAGCGGATCTTCTCGAAAATCAACAACGCGTTGGTGTGGAAGAGCCCAACCTTATGGTCGAAGCTTTTGCTCCCAAAAAACGCAAGGAAGTTTGGAGAAATACAAATCTTTATCCTGCCGGAACGATGCATGAAGAACAAAATTGCGTCGCCAGTTGTTTAACTAACGTAGATGGGAATTACGCTTCCTTGGCGATTAAGGCGTTGCGCTTGGGTTTAGCCACGATCTATAATTCCCAAATTGGCTTAGAAATGGTTCAGGATATCCTCTTTGGGACACCGCAACCTCATGAAGTCGATGTTGACCTAGGAATTATGGATCCAGACTATGTCAATATTGTTTTTAATGGACACCAACCATGGGCTGGAGCTGCGTTGATTGAAAAAGCCCAAGCTTCAGAGGTACAGCAGCAGGCCAAAGCAGCTGGGGCTAAGGGGTTAAGAGTCGTCGGCTCCATCGAGACCGGTCAAGAACTTTTGCAGCGTTTTAAAATGGATGGGGTCTTTGTTGGATTGATGGGAAATTGGCTGGCGATCGAGCCTTTGCTGGCAACGGGAACGGTTGATGTCATTGCCATGGAAGAAAACTGTTCCCCGCCTGCAATTGATATGTATGCTGAAAAGTATCAAGCAACCCTTGTTGCAATCAGTACGATTATTGATATTCCAGGACTTCAGCATAAAATACCCTATGATCCCTCTGAAGTCGATAAAATGGTGGATACGTTGATCGAACTGGGAATAGAGAACTTTAAAAAGAGACATGGCAAAATTAAACCGATGGTTCCACAAAAGACCACAAAGGCGATTGCTGGTTTTTCAACGGAGGCTGTTTTAGGAGCTTTGGGCAATAAACTCGATCCCTTGGTTGAAGTTATTGTTGCTGGCAAGATTAAGGGAGTTGTTGCCTTAGCAAATTGTTCAACGCTGCGCAATGGCCCCCATGATTGGAATACGGTCAATCTTACAAAAGAACTGATTAAGAAGGACATCTTGGTGGTTGCTGGCGGTTGTGGAAATCACGGTTTAGAGGTAGCCGGACTTTGTAACCTTGATGCCATTAACATAGCGGGGCCTGGCTTAAAAGAAGTATGCGGTGCCTTGAAGATTCCACCTGTTCTCAGTTTTGGAACGTGCACCGATACAGGGAGAATTTCCATGTTGGTATCGGCCCTTGCTGATCATCTTGATGTCGATGTGCCGCAACTTCCGATTGCTGTTACAGCTCCAGAGTGGATGGAGCAGAAGGCCACGATTGATGGCGTTTTTGCAGTTGCTTATGGTGCCTATACGCACTTGTCACCAACCCCTTTTGTGACGGGAGGACTGCAACTTGTTAAACTCCTGACTGAAGATGTTGAAGGAATAACGGGTGGGAAGATTGCGCTTGGGGATGATCCGGTCGAAGTGGCCAATAATATTGAGGCTCATATTAATTTAAAACGTAAAGGGTTAGGATTAAACTAA
- a CDS encoding RluA family pseudouridine synthase, protein MHNSQQPLKHRKTKVNQTSFKVTEPTELMPFLSQQLPDQGRNNIKSLLAHHQILVDDEMVSQYNHPLVIGQQVSVIWGKVRKENQPRGLEILFEDDYLIVVVKEAGLLSIATAKEREQTAYSILSDHVKKKDAKNRIFIVHRLDRDTSGIMLFAKSEKVKKLLQESWKDAVEERRYIAITEGPVTKPEETITSWLKESKAYIMYSSPTPNGGQKAVTHYKVLKKNKNYSMLEVELETGRKNQIRVHMQDLGHPIIGDKKYGSLKNPIRRLGLHARVLAFRHPITGEDVRFETEIPKEFLSLFN, encoded by the coding sequence ATGCACAATTCACAGCAGCCGTTAAAGCATAGAAAAACAAAAGTGAATCAAACTTCTTTTAAAGTTACAGAACCGACGGAATTGATGCCATTTCTTTCTCAACAATTGCCGGATCAAGGAAGAAACAATATTAAGTCGCTTTTAGCACATCATCAGATTCTTGTAGATGATGAAATGGTATCTCAATATAATCATCCTCTTGTAATCGGTCAGCAGGTGTCGGTGATTTGGGGCAAAGTGCGCAAAGAAAATCAACCTCGTGGATTAGAAATCCTGTTTGAAGATGATTATCTTATTGTTGTCGTTAAAGAGGCGGGGCTACTATCCATTGCTACAGCTAAAGAAAGAGAACAAACGGCATATAGCATCTTGAGTGACCATGTTAAAAAGAAAGATGCTAAAAATCGAATTTTTATCGTTCATCGACTGGATCGAGATACGTCGGGGATTATGCTCTTTGCCAAAAGTGAAAAAGTTAAAAAGTTGTTGCAAGAGAGCTGGAAGGATGCCGTTGAAGAGCGGAGATATATCGCGATTACGGAAGGACCCGTTACGAAACCCGAAGAGACAATCACGTCTTGGCTTAAGGAGAGCAAGGCGTATATCATGTATTCAAGCCCAACCCCGAATGGGGGACAAAAGGCGGTTACCCACTACAAGGTTCTGAAGAAAAACAAAAATTACTCGATGCTTGAAGTCGAATTGGAAACGGGTCGGAAGAATCAGATCCGTGTTCATATGCAAGATCTCGGACATCCTATTATTGGCGATAAGAAGTATGGCTCATTGAAGAATCCCATACGACGTTTAGGGCTTCATGCTCGAGTGCTGGCTTTTCGACATCCGATAACGGGTGAGGATGTTCGCTTTGAGACAGAGATCCCGAAAGAATTCTTAAGTCTATTTAACTAG
- a CDS encoding ArsR/SmtB family transcription factor produces MGDKEILETDNNSAADNLLCEVDCVHPEVIERFSTQVIDVNQANDLADLFKTLGDPTRVRIMDALALAKGEFCVCDLAEVLGLSQSATSHQLRVLRNSKLVKYHREGKMVYYSLDDNHVLGLYRQGLEHISEK; encoded by the coding sequence GTGGGGGATAAAGAAATTCTAGAGACAGATAATAATTCTGCAGCGGATAATCTGCTTTGTGAGGTGGATTGCGTTCATCCGGAAGTTATTGAAAGATTTTCGACTCAGGTCATTGATGTGAATCAAGCCAATGATTTAGCAGACCTCTTTAAGACACTGGGAGATCCCACACGGGTGAGGATAATGGATGCTTTGGCATTAGCCAAAGGCGAATTTTGTGTGTGCGATTTAGCAGAAGTCCTGGGCCTAAGCCAATCCGCTACATCTCACCAATTGCGCGTGCTTCGTAACAGCAAACTTGTGAAATATCATCGTGAGGGAAAAATGGTCTATTATTCTTTGGATGATAATCATGTTTTAGGATTATACCGGCAAGGGTTAGAGCATATTTCAGAGAAATAG
- a CDS encoding glutathionylspermidine synthase family protein yields MNRGNYPEVREQFYGSIREVFSWDWIDGNEYGLAEMHYITPEFRKEVAYATEELGKIYAKTVLRVQQSPDNLLEMLGIPIEAFAAIRLPIMPDIPTLIGRFDFANTPQGIKMLEFNADTPTSVVEAFYVNGKACEFFGAGDPNEGQEQEITRAFQKILKRYHDFGYETENIIFSSLDWHEEDRGTVHYLLKVSGVSGYFVPLENLRVVEDELHALIEGEYRKVDVWYRLHALEKLAEEKDEDEYPTGAHVLDMISRGKLAIINPPSAFIAQTKALQALIWGLHEAKEFYTDSEQTIIERYMLPTYMENPFLGQEAFVAKPIYGREGGAVSIFQADGSVLEKDQDEFYWEQPMIYQKFVEMEEVESMTVSGPYKGRLLWGSFLIGGKASALSARIGERITGNLSYFLPSGYYRRLGY; encoded by the coding sequence GTGAACAGGGGGAATTACCCGGAGGTCCGTGAACAATTTTATGGTTCGATTCGCGAGGTTTTCTCATGGGACTGGATTGATGGAAATGAGTATGGCTTAGCTGAAATGCACTACATCACCCCTGAGTTTCGAAAGGAAGTCGCCTATGCAACAGAAGAACTGGGGAAGATCTATGCTAAAACGGTATTGAGGGTTCAACAAAGCCCAGATAATCTACTCGAAATGCTAGGTATTCCTATAGAAGCTTTCGCGGCAATCAGACTTCCGATTATGCCAGACATTCCGACGCTGATTGGTCGCTTTGATTTTGCGAATACCCCTCAGGGGATTAAAATGCTTGAGTTTAATGCGGATACTCCAACGAGTGTGGTTGAAGCATTTTATGTTAATGGGAAGGCTTGTGAATTTTTTGGCGCAGGAGATCCTAATGAAGGTCAGGAACAAGAAATCACAAGGGCATTCCAGAAAATCCTGAAGCGTTATCACGACTTCGGGTATGAAACTGAAAATATTATTTTTAGTTCTTTGGACTGGCATGAGGAAGATAGGGGAACAGTACACTATTTATTGAAAGTGTCTGGAGTTTCAGGCTATTTTGTTCCTTTGGAAAATCTCCGAGTCGTTGAGGATGAACTTCATGCCTTAATTGAAGGTGAATATCGGAAAGTTGATGTTTGGTACCGGTTGCATGCCCTTGAAAAGTTAGCTGAAGAGAAGGATGAAGATGAATATCCTACCGGAGCTCATGTACTGGATATGATCTCTCGTGGAAAATTAGCAATTATCAATCCTCCTTCAGCATTTATTGCCCAGACAAAGGCCTTGCAGGCTTTGATCTGGGGGCTACATGAAGCGAAAGAGTTCTATACAGATTCTGAGCAAACCATAATTGAGCGTTATATGCTCCCGACTTATATGGAAAATCCTTTCTTAGGGCAAGAAGCATTTGTCGCCAAGCCCATTTATGGACGCGAAGGGGGAGCAGTCAGTATTTTTCAGGCTGACGGTTCGGTTTTGGAAAAAGACCAAGATGAGTTTTATTGGGAACAACCGATGATCTATCAAAAGTTCGTGGAAATGGAAGAGGTTGAAAGTATGACTGTATCCGGACCCTATAAGGGACGGTTACTTTGGGGTTCTTTCCTTATTGGAGGGAAAGCTTCTGCTCTTAGCGCACGAATTGGGGAACGAATTACCGGGAATTTATCGTACTTTCTACCTTCCGGATATTATAGAAGACTTGGCTACTGA
- a CDS encoding MFS transporter: protein MFSLSKLFLPYQGMPKEIYVIFAARIVNALGCFVMPLMTIILTQSIGLSKESAGIYLSLTGLLYLPASLLGGKLADHIGRKRVILFFDGLGIILYLLASSIQPSLDLVHVMMLAGASMTVSGPAYNSLIADLTSPENRSGAYALSYLGWNMGFAIGPVLGGVLYQHHLPWVFMGDAVTAMIALSLIALFIPETIQKTRLEVTEGTRKLERREEGSIFSVLAKRPIMLYFAVIMFGYNFAYSQWAFMLPIQTMQLFPETGARYFGYLAGFNGLIVMVFTPIVTKLAEKTPVMRRMVYGGLFYAVGFGMLGVLNSLFFVFLWSFTFTLGEIILAISVTPFIADHSPSSHRGRMNAVVPLLFNLGNTLGPFGMGKVLNYISIESGWKGLGVSTFIFTLLMFGLEFYEKRDQRVDMNSEVESI from the coding sequence ATGTTTAGCCTCAGCAAGTTATTTCTTCCCTATCAGGGGATGCCCAAAGAGATTTACGTGATCTTCGCAGCTCGTATCGTTAATGCGTTAGGGTGTTTTGTCATGCCGTTGATGACGATCATTCTGACCCAAAGTATCGGGCTATCGAAAGAAAGTGCTGGAATATATCTCAGCTTAACGGGTTTGCTTTATCTACCCGCTTCCCTTCTGGGAGGAAAACTTGCAGATCATATCGGTCGTAAACGGGTCATCCTATTTTTTGATGGGTTAGGCATCATCTTATATCTCCTGGCGAGTTCTATACAGCCTTCGCTCGATTTAGTGCACGTAATGATGTTGGCTGGTGCGTCCATGACAGTATCGGGTCCGGCCTATAATTCACTTATCGCCGATTTGACAAGTCCAGAGAATAGGTCAGGAGCTTATGCTTTATCATACTTAGGTTGGAATATGGGATTTGCTATTGGACCGGTACTTGGCGGAGTGCTGTATCAACATCATTTGCCTTGGGTATTTATGGGAGATGCTGTGACCGCAATGATCGCATTGAGTCTAATTGCTTTGTTCATACCGGAAACGATTCAGAAGACAAGGCTTGAGGTTACGGAAGGAACACGTAAATTGGAGAGGCGGGAGGAAGGGTCTATATTTAGTGTCCTGGCAAAACGCCCGATTATGTTGTATTTCGCCGTCATCATGTTTGGCTATAATTTTGCTTATTCTCAATGGGCGTTCATGTTGCCGATTCAAACGATGCAGCTTTTTCCGGAAACGGGTGCCCGATATTTTGGCTATCTCGCGGGATTTAATGGTTTGATCGTAATGGTATTTACCCCTATTGTGACAAAGCTTGCTGAGAAAACACCCGTGATGCGCCGCATGGTTTATGGTGGCTTGTTCTATGCTGTAGGGTTTGGCATGTTGGGTGTGCTCAATTCTCTTTTCTTTGTTTTCCTTTGGTCATTTACCTTTACTTTAGGAGAAATTATTTTAGCAATCAGCGTTACGCCATTTATTGCAGATCATTCTCCTTCTTCACATCGTGGCCGAATGAACGCGGTTGTTCCCCTTCTTTTTAATCTGGGAAATACCTTAGGCCCTTTTGGAATGGGCAAAGTTCTTAATTACATAAGTATTGAATCGGGTTGGAAAGGGCTTGGTGTTTCGACGTTTATTTTTACATTGTTGATGTTTGGGTTGGAGTTCTATGAAAAACGAGATCAAAGGGTAGATATGAACTCTGAAGTGGAGTCGATCTAA